The genomic interval GCACATCACAGCAAAATGTAATCACGTTCAGCCTCGCTCTGAAATTCGACGCGTTActgatatctaaaaatagaaacagaGTTTGTATTGTAAAACTGGTATTTGTTTGACGGGAGGGATTTTTCTCCGTCATTTTAAAACGAGCGCTAtgttatagaggatatttgttcatgtcagtgtaagatcgtttgttatttcacgagtgatcatagaaaatatattttcacgtgtggcgcagccacgagtgaaaatattatttttctatgatcacgatccttttcaataaaataattaacagatgtttcccttttgctgaaaagttaccctttctcgtaGTTTCTctcgtggcgtgcctcaatacatttcaaaacacaaaatgacgtcattagtgtgacgaaatgacgtcattacatAACCGAAATTCTCCAGttcaactcttaaacaatgtaaataaacggtgaaaaagcataaaataaaaagaaaatttgttggattcggtggaatgtcgattttaattcactcttcatcatagaaaatatacataaaattatttatgataatctaaatatagaaaaaaggagttccgaaaatgtgttcttttcaccggtgaaaagaacaatttgtttattttcactgctgttatttcactgcagaaatgtcatattttatcattaggtataaaagaaatacaATAACGTCATGACGTTGCACAATGCCGTTTCCCAAGCTCTTACGTTATTTATGTCGTTGTTTCTAACAACATTTGATCGGTATTTGAATGAATATTCTTCACATCTGAGATACACATGCGcttttttaattaacatgttaaaaaaaaacaaatcctaCTATTTTAGTGTACCGTTACCATCATTTAGTTGTACCCAGCCTATAGTTTAGCCGCTCTTGTCTGGATGGCTTCAAAACAACTGCGGTTCATGTTTTCATCTACTTTTATTTGCATATACTAAGAATTACtaataatgtaatataaagtCGACATGTTTCTAAAAGCACTTCAATTTTTATGCCGTAAAGAACGGAGATTTTGTGATCATGAAAGATACCAAATGTTGTAAATCCTCGCTATTTATACCTGTCGCTCAGCAACTTAAACTTAGGATTAGGATTCTGAGCACTAACCAATCAAAATGACTTAGGAGTTTCCTCAAAATGACTTCGGATAAcaacaaccaatcaaatgcattaAGGCATCCTAAATACTTAACGTAGTTTTGCCGCGGCAAATATTCAACCATTAGGTTACCTTTTCTTActataataatttgtaattaaatatattgtattacaataGACAAATATAGTACTTTCTGACCTAAATGAATTTGCCATTTTAACAGAGAGGAAATATTTCGGCACAAAATATCCGAAACATGAAACTGTCAAAAGGATGCTTAAGAATGGCAAGTTtaacaaatatatcaataataactAACAGTTTACAAGAATGGATGATaacttatattgaaaataaacattttactatAAATATGCAATGTAAAATCACTCCtatgataatataaacaataaaataacttcGGAGATGACACCGGACTTCGTTACAGACGGACATTGGCAGTAAGTTCTAGCAAATAATTTTGGTTAATGATCTTTTAAATACACATGCCAAATCATCATCTCAGCTTATATGTGCTATCCTTAAACTATATACCTGATGAAGGAGTGATAGATGAGTGATTAATAATAAACACATTACAATTGTTTTCTTTTGAACTACACAACAATAAACATGGTATGAGATACTACAAGGCATTACATTTCTCCTACCTTAAAGAGATAAACTTCTGTAAATGAACAGTAACTGGAcaacaaatgaaatgtataacATACAAATTGCCacataaaaaatgcaataattatgtaaataattaagTTTCTTTTGAATTTATCTTCAGTTCttgaaagtgccgtttaccgaaCACAACTGATGCTGCAGTTTTCAGGTAAGGTTATTCACAGTTCCTTTACTAAGCACTTTTCAATGTTAATTCACACTGTAGTACACATTCAAAATTACTTAAACAGCTTTAAATGTCAGTGGAAACACTATTAAAAGACAATGCATGAACGTCCATTGAACACTGGCACATAATCATTCATGAGATTCCACGAAACACTGTTTACTTATTATTAACTACGTccatgaaacacttgttgcaGTTCATGATTTACTGATGGCAGTCCAcgaatatttttttcacaaagttCATAAAAAACtgaatacttattttttaaacaaaagcccATGAGACACTGGATAAAGTCCATTAAACACTGGGCACAGTCCATAAAACACTGGATATATATTTTCTTCACTGAATGCTGTTTATTCTCTTTATGGTTTAGTGAAATATCCATTTTCCACCTAATTTTAGTACAAAAAGAATACTGTTAGTACGTCCATTAAACGCAATAGCACATAGTCGTTTAAATGTATGTCACACTATATTAATGTAATTActgtaatataaattaattaatgtcaACACATTAGCATGTAAACATCTTGAATTGGGCTTGGAGTTGGATCCCTACGTGGACTTTTGGGTTCtgaggccacaacaaattgattaaatgttcgtcggatttgccgcacctaaaaatcttaaaactaaataaaaatatttttatttttatttcgcgccCGCAGCAACTATTTTGCTCCGCATGTATTTGTTTAcagatttagtttaatttagcctacgtattttacgactTTTATAACGCTTTGCGATAATAATgagattggtttatggtaaaataaTGGCGGCGCTCGTCTGCATAGTGGTGTCGGCGAAAGACACCAATGGTAATTCAATTTTTTCTGCTGTGGCAATGTGTCATCGGATTACGGATGATTTTAGCGATTTATTCATCGCAGCCGCATCATCATCAGGCCTCGAAATGTCGCCCGAATGCGTGAATTCTGTAAATATCTGCAGTAAAGTTGGTAGTAGCGATAGAATAAAAATTTCGAACATCAGCATGCAACTAAATGTCGCAGTAGAACTTGACAAAAAAATGGTCGAATATACAATTAATTCTGCACGACTTCCATCAACAAGTTCAAACTCCAATGCATTCACAGTTTTAATGAACAAGCCCAAGGTATgcattatgccaaaaaaatatgaAGTAAACACAAGCTCAAAAGTAAAGAAACTTTCTGGTCCACAACAACTGTACTGCGACTTGATTGATTGGGCCCAAAGTACTGGGTGTGGATGGCCATCTGATATTGTCGAGGACAGTGGAAAACAAGCCCTTAAATCTCTCAGCAATGCCTTGTGGTACGTAGATCACTGCCATGCAAGACTGAAAGATGCCAGTTGTCATGTTCCAACTGaattaaacaaatttcaaaattacaacaactacaaattACTTTGGCACAGACCACCTATTGTAAAGGCAGCCAGACTTGGCGAATTGGTTGGTGATCTATACTCCGCCCTTAGTTTGCCATCATTGAGTGATAAACGAAACACAGTGTTAGCCAAAATCATGGGTGAATTAGCAGAATctctaaaacaatacaaagacaGACTTGAAAATGATAACCAAAACACCAAAACATAAGTCATAAAAGAGAAACAGCTAACTGCGGTGACTCGAACTCGGTTTGCATAGATCTTGTAACACCGTCCAATGTTAAAGAAGAATATAGTCATTTAAATTTGACAGTAGTGAAAACATCAGATTATACCTATGTGCACCTTGACAAGTTTTGTCCCGATAATCGTATTGAACGTCGCAAATTCATCAAAAACCTTCGTTTGTCCAAACCGATTATGTTGTATAGGGTTGCTTATGGAGGAAGCATAGGAACATTAAATTTCATTTGGAGTGTTCCAGCAGGTCAAACAGAAGACAAAACATCCCGCAACATGAAAGTTATCTCTCAAATTTCAGAAGATCTTCCGACGTTCTCAAGCAGGGCTATGAGACAAGAATTTATTGACAAGTTTATAAGTTATGTGAAATGCCCAAAGTCAGTCATTAGACACATGTATTTTAGCCTAACAGGGCATGAAGAAAGTGCCAATTCTTCCAGTGAAAAAGAAATTAATGAAAGGGTGTCGAAGATCATAGGCGCAGATGACTCTCAGTTATTGATTGATTTACGAGCAACTAATGGCTCTTATACATATTATGATGCCTTTTTTGAAGAAATGGGAAAGTTCTTTGAAGAACAGATTTTACAGGTCAGTGAAAGACGAAAATGTGATGAAATGTATTTGCCATAGGCAATTTCAATAGAGACTTTAAAGAATGACATTTGTAAAAGAGTGCCTGATGGAACACCCATTCCTAGCAATGAAACGATCCGACTGCAGTTTTGTTCCAGTAATCCATTTCATAAAACTGCTTTAAGGTACACTGGTCAGTTCAATGTTAAATTCCGTGTGCAGACACGCTAGGCAAGAGTTTCACATCCTGATTCACACTATGCTGCAAAATACTTTCAGCATATGAAAGAATTTTGTGTGATGTTTAGAGACAGTGCTATGTTCTTATGCATGGACGACAAGGCAATAGTTCCAGTGGGAGAACCAGGAATCCCTATATCGACTGGAGTAAGAGGGCATAACAAGGTTCTAACACCTTCAGAGGGACCTGTATTAGTTGCAACTGACCATGATTTTCATCTTTGCGGTCTTGTTCCTTCAGTTGTTCTTGTCACAGAAATTCCTAGGGACTCCAAAGACAGCTTCTTCTCAGGGGACATGCATGTGACAACAAAAGAAAAGGTATTCAGCCCATCTAGCCCATTTAGACATGCTGCTGAAGTTATTGAACTCGTAAGATTAAATGATGCCTACTCTGCAGATGGATTAAATTTGAGAACCCCAATCATGTGCCTTTATACTGATGGAGGACCGGATCATAGAGTCACTTATGAAACGGTTAAGTTGTCGCTCACTCTTATCTTCATGCATTTAGATTAGGACATGCTAATTGCACTCCGAACGGCACCATCACATAGTTGGACCAACCCAGCTGAACGTTGCATGTCCATTTTAAATTTGGCCTTGCAGCATGTTGCGCTAGACAGAAATGAAATGGAAGAGAAGTATGAACAGATGGTTAAAAACTTGTCTTCTCTAACTGCAGTAAGAAACCAAGCCAGACTAAAAGTCTCACAAATGAGCTTGAAAGGAAACCCTGTTAAAACTTTGAAAGGGGCATCAGATAAAGAGATCACATCCATCTTAGATATCACTGGTGTTGGCTTTGGAGCAGATAGTCCAGTAGCCACAGCTGACACAAAAAGCGCTGAATTGAAGAAAAGCAAGCATCTGCAGGTAaaacaaactaaatttattttttaaagaaaaatgcataGATAATGCCCTGCTTGTCTGGAAATgatataataattgttgttctcagtaaaataatattgatataacTGTATATTGCCCTCTACTAAAATTGCTTATGGTCACTGGTTAcataatgcatatttatattagtttttaataTGTCACTTCCAATTTAAGTATTTGTTTCGCATTAAATTAATATGCTCCAGTGCGTATACTATTATCTGacagaaaaacaaataaaggtttttaacattCAACCTTAAAATATGCATCTGGCACAGGCAAGCAATTTGTCTAGGTTATGGAAAGTTTAATTgtgtcgctttctgagaaaactgggcataatgcatgtgcgtaaagtgtcgtcccagattagcctgtgcagtttgcacaggcttatcagggacgacattttccccctgtactggatttttgctaagaagagacaatatttaaacgaaaaattcaataaaagcggaaattgtcgtccctgattagcctgtgtggactgcacaggctaatctgggaagacaatttatgcacaagcattatgtccagttttctcagaacaatacacaattatttaattttaaaagttaaatgtttaccgggtaacattattcatttttttattaaatattggataTTGTGAAGACTATGCTgtcttattaacaatattaatgaaaacgtgtgtttattatattttataatgaaaaatcaacCTATGTATAAAGAtacatcttgtttaaaaaatgacaaaaaaacaacatgttattaATATGGAAGAGCGTCTATAAACATCAGTGTCCTTTCTTCTAAAGGATTTCTTTGAGAGGCATGCAGAATCAGGCCACTACTGCTTCCAGTTAAAGAAGTGTTCATCCGATGAATGTGGTTACTGCTCCGTCAACCCAGTCCGAGATCAGGATGTTTTTGACCGCCTCAGGTTCCTCCCTGAACCAAAGCCGGACGAAAATGGTGAACACTACCTACCATTCAGTGAGGTATATTTATCGCATTTGTAGTCCATGATATGACATATTTATTGAATGGATGAAGTTGtgtaaattacaaatatattttggaaACTTACTTTGGACTTTGAAGGTTGTGTTCCTGTGCAAATGGTCAATAGATacaattaaatttgaataatCAATTTACTCATGTTTACTTCATTGATCTGACAACATATTATGTTTtgccttttgtttaataaaaaggcATTAATATACTTAACTATATACCTTGTTGAAATTTTAGTTAACTTAACTTGTCCAGCTGACATGTAgttaatttaatgatttaaatgataatgtgtgacTATTGTGTTTAGAAACTGGAATCAACATTTGAGATAAGATTTAAACATGCTAattcaattatataaattataataacataataataattccaGTTGTTTGGGAAAGCCCTGACCCGTGACAAGTACAGACCCTCAACCAGACCATGTGGAACCTATGATGAGGAATTACAAAACCATGATAAAGAGACTCGAGAAATTTTGAgggtaatgataattataatattttagaagCTCGCAAATCACTTaacactttatttcatttttatattattatatttaggtCAAACTGTCAAACCTTATTGTAAGGTCGCCATGgcaaagtggatatggtgtccgcctagcgacccagaggtcacgggttcaatcgcCATAGTAGGAGCGTGCTTTAGatctccccatagacaccaagtactggttctagtcccaggaaaaggactagagcgtttcaaaaaagcctaaggctttcaatgc from Dreissena polymorpha isolate Duluth1 chromosome 1, UMN_Dpol_1.0, whole genome shotgun sequence carries:
- the LOC127831777 gene encoding uncharacterized protein LOC127831777 is translated as MLIALRTAPSHSWTNPAERCMSILNLALQHVALDRNEMEEKYEQMVKNLSSLTAVRNQARLKVSQMSLKGNPVKTLKGASDKEITSILDITGVGFGADSPVATADTKSAELKKSKHLQDFFERHAESGHYCFQLKKCSSDECGYCSVNPVRDQDVFDRLRFLPEPKPDENGEHYLPFSELFGKALTRDKYRPSTRPCGTYDEELQNHDKETREILRNEKLRDAVLCGECSRPRCVFSPNKLDRQQEEFLRNIKACHSYIYGDQLEDAPDLYVRRCVTCSSEVETAYFSAKCRHYLPPVCIHCGSPDCLLDDNDAYVADLYTKYSIVRPICVSCRHSGKEAKTWGAKKFVKKQKVK